One genomic region from Sander lucioperca isolate FBNREF2018 chromosome 3, SLUC_FBN_1.2, whole genome shotgun sequence encodes:
- the txnl4b gene encoding thioredoxin-like protein 4B, translating into MSLFLPKLTCKKDIDEVIKGVAEKVVVLRFGRDEDSICLQLDEILSKTAHGLSNMASIYIVDVDKAPVYTRYFDISYIPSTVFFFNGQHMKVDYGSPDHTKFVGSFKTKQDFMDLIEVIYRGAMRGKMIVQSPIDPQNIPKYDLLYHGI; encoded by the exons ATGAGTTTGTTTTTGCCTAAATTAACGTGCAAAAAAGACATAGATGAAGTTATCAAAGGCGTAGCAGAGAAAGTCGTAGTTTTGAGGTTTGGGAGAGACGAAGACTCGATTTGTCTCCAGCTCGATGAGATT CTGTCAAAAACTGCACATGGCCTAAGCAACATGGCATCCATCTACATTGTTGATGTGGATAAAGCTCCCGTCTACACAAGATACTTTGACATCAGTTACATCCCTTccactgttttctttttcaacgGACAACACATGAAGGTGGATTATGG CTCCCCAGATCACACCAAGTTTGTCGGCAGCTTCAAGACCAAACAAGATTTCATGGATCTGATTGAAGTCATATACAGAGGAGCCATGCGTGGGAAGATGATTGTCCAGAGTCCCATAGATCCTCAAAATATTCCCAAATATGATCTCCTCTACCATGGAATTTAA
- the trmt10c gene encoding tRNA methyltransferase 10 homolog C encodes MLRLFTNQGFYELCKVRHFVASCVTKRQVIKAHHRLTLHIPARLFNTGIPVWNDALQPKREKSEEMRTLDLDKWKSVMRAQAASEEKQQVNDEEEASDEDENLKDPGGDLKDSSSLDATRDLVAMWRQAGKLVPQEMTEEEVQTLAGLTTKSSRKKYLKYLAIKEGHKRARKEKQQQRKAEREASMETRRGRDSDAEEERGPELKNTLFLQFWGRTLDKHLAWRSAQAMLFDQPLVFDMSYESNMARRELENTVSQLMEVEGWNRRATEPYHLHFCNLQADGAYQNELLKRYGAEAWDRLLITSSDQQHVDLFPREQLVYLTADSPNVLRRYDHSKVYIIGALVDRSIQSGLSLANAKRLNLATARLPLDEFLHWEMGAKNLTLDQMIRIMLTFKETGKWEEALKFVPKRKYDGFHQQQTQKEITKKVRGVTNPGPRQDERSVRSGERNSERTFKNQGQSLYRSHKEAGFSSRDRMAALSSDRENKPAATRVRTSFKSNMEGRKGPGKGKMWWGDE; translated from the coding sequence ATGTTACGGCTCTTCACTAACCAGGGTTTTTATGAACTCTGTAAAGTCCGTCATTTTGTTGCGTCCTGTGTTACCAAGAGGCAAGTCATCAAGGCTCATCACCGACTAACGTTACACATCCCTGCTCGCCTCTTCAATACTGGGATCCCAGTGTGGAACGACGCCCTCCAGCCAAAAAGAGAGAAATCTGAGGAAATGCGTACACTAGATCTGGACAAATGGAAATCTGTAATGAGAGCCCAAGCGGCATCAGAAGAGAAACAACAAGTCAACGACGAAGAGGAAGCAAGTGATGAAGATGAAAACCTCAAAGATCCAGGTGGTGATTTAAAGGACAGTTCTTCACTGGATGCCACTCGGGATCTGGTTGCAATGTGGCGGCAAGCTGGGAAGCTTGTACCTCAAGAGATGACTGAAGAAGAGGTTCAGACGCTGGCAGGGCTCACCACCAAATCCTCCAGGAAGAAGTACCTGAAGTACCTGGCCATCAAGGAGGGCCACAAAAGGGCCCGTAaggagaagcagcagcagaggaaggCAGAGAGGGAAGCCTCAATGGAGACGAGAAGAGGACGGGACAGTGatgcagaggaagagaggggacCTGAACTTAAAAACACATTGTTCCTCCAGTTCTGGGGGCGCACCCTGGACAAGCACCTGGCCTGGAGGAGCGCCCAGGCCATGCTGTTCGATCAGCCTCTGGTGTTTGACATGAGCTATGAGTCCAACATGGCCAGGCGGGAGTTAGAGAACACAGTGTCCCAGCTGATGGAGGTTGAAGGGTGGAATCGGCGTGCCACCGAGCCTTACCACCTCCACTTTTGCAACCTGCAGGCAGATGGGGCCTACCAGAACGAGCTGCTCAAACGATACGGTGCAGAAGCCTGGGACCGCCTGCTCATCACCAGCTCTGACCAACAGCATGTGGATCTGTTCCCCCGCGAACAGCTCGTATACCTCACTGCAGATTCCCCCAATGTCCTCCGCAGGTACGACCACTCCAAGGTCTACATCATTGGAGCTCTAGTGGACAGGTCGATCCAGTCAGGCTTGTCACTGGCCAACGCCAAGCGTCTGAACCTGGCCACAGCCCGTTTGCCACTGGATGAGTTCCTTCACTGGGAGATGGGAGCCAAAAATCTGACTCTCGACCAGATGATCCGCATCATGCTCACTTTCAAGGAGACGGGGAAATGGGAGGAGGCGTTGAAGTTCGTGCCTAAGAGGAAGTACGATGGCTTCCaccaacaacagacacagaaagagatTACCAAAAAGGTCAGGGGAGTCACAAATCCCGGACCAAGACAAGATGAAAGGTCTGTAAGATCTGGAGAAAGAAATAGTGAGAGGACATTTAAGAATCAGGGCCAAAGTCTTTACAGGTCCCATAAAGAGGCTGGGTTCAGTAGTAGAGACAGAATGGCTGCACTGTCcagtgacagagaaaacaaacCAGCTGCAACCAGAGTACGGACATCATTCAAGAGCAACATGGAGGGAAGAAAAGGTCCAGGCAAAGGCAAGATGTGGTGGGGTGACGAGTGA
- the blzf1 gene encoding golgin-45, producing the protein MTAAVRGPASVPIRGTGDGMETEKPPAVLEVNTETLPPGLSAVPLLKVASPKHCPKSTHPAPPQPLGVLHLGRVSREACTEVEAVRIIVPRAAISRHTRTRPVEGKGEAGQQAEEQGSPPLPLVEDWRGQLDKLQNSERRLLQDKEGLSNQLRVQTEVNRELKKLLVASVGDDLQYHFERMSREKNQLILENEALGRSLAHTAEQLERMSIQCDVWRSKFLASRVMAEELTNARAALQRQTREAQGAIQDLLLEREEFSSDMVLTHRSLEQLLVSLQWGRPQTYYPSAQPLSTGDLAAANHKLADAINSHLLGNTSSAVKSSSATAEHLCSTPAEKMAEKVLKNLDPISCSENTADPPLSDSTPPNFLSNKKSIGRFHPYTRYENITFNCCERCTGDILVL; encoded by the exons GCCCTGCCAGTGTGCCTATCCGAGGCACTGGCGATGGCATGGAAACGGAAAAACCGCCCGCCGTCCTGGAGGTAAACACGGAGACGCTGCCACCAGGTCTGTCTGCAGTTCCCCTTCTGAAGGTGGCTAGCCCCAAACACTGTCCCAAATCTACCCATCCCGCTCCCCCCCAGCCTCTCGGGGTGCTCCACCTGGGCAGGGTGAGTCGAGAGGCCTGCACGGAGGTGGAGGCTGTGAGGATCATCGTCCCACGTGCTGCTATTAGCCGGCACACCCGTACAAGACCTGTTGAGGGCAAAGGGGAGGCTGGGCAACAGGCTGAGGAGCAGGGCTCTCCCCCGCTGCCTCTGGTGGAGGACTGGAGAGGTCAGCTGGATAAGCTGCAGAACTCTGAACGCAGGCTGCTGCAGGACAAGGAAGGGCTTTCTAATCAGCTCCGTGTGCAGACAGAG GTGAACCGTGAGCTGAAGAAACTGCTGGTGGCGTCGGTGGGTGATGACCTTCAGTACCACTTTGAGCGTATGTCGCGGGAGAAGAACCAGCTGATTCTGGAGAATGAGGCTCTAGGCCGGAGTCTGGCACACACCGCAGAGCAGCTGGAGCGAATGAGTATCCAGTGTGACGTTTGGAGGAGCAAGTTCCTGGCCAGCAG AGTCATGGCAGAGGAGCTGACGAATGCCAGAGCAGCACTGCAGAGACAGACCAGGGAGGCACAAGGAGCTATCCAGGACCTGCTGTTAGAGAGAGAAGAGTTCTCCAGCGACATGGTGCTCactcacag ATCTCTGGAGCAGCTCCTGGTGTCCCTGCAGTGGGgtagaccgcagacatactacCCCAGTGCACAGCCCCTCAGCACAGGAGATCTGGCAGCAGCTAATCACAAGCTAGCAGACGCCATCAACTCCCACCTGCTGGGTAACACCAGCAGCGCGGTGAAGAGCAGCAGTGCTACGGCGGAGCATCTCTGCAGCACTCCGGCCGAGAAGATGGCTGAGAAG GTGCTGAAGAATTTAGATCCAATTTCCTGTTCAGAAAACACAGCAGACCCGCCGCTCAGCGACTCCACCCCCCCAAACTTTCTCAGCAATAAGAAGAGCATCGGCAGGTTTCACCCATATACCCGCTATGAGAACATTACTTTTAACTGCTGCGAGCGCTGCACCGGAGACATCCTGGTGCTGTAG